A stretch of the Salarias fasciatus chromosome 3, fSalaFa1.1, whole genome shotgun sequence genome encodes the following:
- the cyld3 gene encoding ubiquitin carboxyl-terminal hydrolase CYLD: protein MSGANEHNRKRRPHRMYLISTDLRVQDELEGTIRLVRGYLCQELDSRGDHPWVKVLDSSIMCRVEKRYLLEISNDVADLLEPVRDPEARLKLLNNGTLQQLPSLPLNAPLWVQMGEQGELAEAELKYVGPLTGGSSAVYFGVELMGSAVGRGQSNGSYKGHRLFHCPEACGLFVPASHITPRQWSRGNASDGQERARGRDHHRASSGPQSNGHHGNIDRPSHHPHHPPQQQHSRRISFHQHHRPSSPTPTHGLLSRTTESASASAHGRGPALSPPLFQTGQRVCFQVKDAVHAGEVQFCGVLSGRSSPGTYVGVVADAPVGNWDGFYKGVRLCHIPSPLYGLLLPVGKVSSEQKSHRHNPLFLPTPKSILKPTLPPLPKPAPTSPTASSPKTALMPPVRHGPKPPPPPPPKPNLKLLPPPPLPPPPVPPPKPQSSALPPAAEPPPQHANGTHSPPSALWSPHNGDEAAVDGEAGPGEELEVGSMVEVNDPPLFGVIRWIGQINGVPETVAGIELDHELSAGTDGSYLGERHFRCPPNKGLFVKLRNCRRDSRFPAPETPVNQVERCNSICFADWGSERVEEHTPPVEGDEARELYDGWKRGIQGHLNSCYLDATLFSLFSCCSSADWVLFWPADTETEQSSSQAQDLLRCEIVNPLRRYGYVCASKTMALRRLLEAANTNAGFTNQEKDPEEFLNKLFQLLRVEPLLKIRSMTQEPQECHLYQLFPPALPSSPSSPSPVSPVGSPIPLSLPASGRMRVATVQSLLEASFLHSGLKFVEAPSCLLLLMPRFGKEFKMFDAILPSLSLDITDLLDDSLRQCSICQAVAEWECLQCYEDRDITPGHLKQYCETCKTQVHTHKKRASHSPVKISVPDPAWTGPLHCARQQMSLFAVTCIETSHYVSFVKHGPLASDWLFFDSMADREGGENGFNIPHVKACPEVGRYLSLSEDELSRVDAASLRESTRRLLCDSYMCLYHSPELSLYK from the exons ATGTCAGGAGCCAATGAGCACAACAGGAAGCGTCGCCCCCACAGAATGTACTTGATCTCGACCGACCTGAGGGTCCAGGACGAGCTGGAAGGTACCATTCGGCTGGTACGGGGGTACCTCTGCCAGGAGCTGGACTCGAGAGGGGACCACCCCTGGGTCAAG GTTTTGGACAGCAGTATCATGTGCAGAGTAGAGAAGAGGTATCTGCTCGAAATCTCGAATGACGTCGCTGACCTGCTGGAGCCTGTGAGGGATCCAGAAGCTCGACTGAAACTTCTAA ACAATGGGACTCTGCAGCAGTTACCCTCTTTACCTCTGAATGCTCCGCTGTGGGTCCAGATGGGCGAACAGGGCGAGCTCGCAGAGGCTGAGCTGAAGTACGTGGGGCCGCTCACCGGAGGCAGCAGCGCCGTGTATTTCGGGGTGGAGCTCATG ggaTCCGCAGTCGGTCGAGGACAGAGCAACGGTTCTTACAAAGGTCATCGTCTTTTCCACTGCCCCGAGGCCTGTGGCCTCTTCGTCCCCGCCAGTCACATTACCCCCCGCCAGTGGTCCCGCGGCAACGCCTCGGACGGACAGGAGCGAGCGCGCGGCCGGGATCACCACCGGGCAAGCAGTGGTCCCCAAAGCAACGGCCACCATGGCAACATCGACCGTCCAagccatcatcctcatcatcctccgcagcagcagcatagCCGTCGCATCAGTTTCCACCAACATCACCGGCCGAGCAGCCCGACTCCGACGCACGGCTTGCTGTCGCGGACCACCGAGTCGGCATCCGCCTCCGCTCACGGCCGAGGCCCTGCCCTGTCGCCCCCGCTGTTCCAGACCGGCCAGCGGGTGTGCTTTCAGGTCAAGGACGCCGTGCATGCCGGAGAAGTGCAGTTCTGTGGTGTCCTGTCCGGCCGATCCTCGCCGGGAACGTACGTCGGAGTTGTTGCG gacGCTCCTGTTGGCAACTGGGATGGGTTTTACAAAGGAGTGAGGCTCTGCCACATTCCTTCGCCCCTCTATGGCCTGTTACTGCCCGTCGGTAAGGTGTCCTCAG AACAGAAATCCCACCGTCACAACCCTCTTTTCCTCCCAACTCCCAAATCCATCCTGAAGCCGACGCTGCCCCCCCTCCCGAAACCTGCCCCCACGTCGCCGACGGCGTCCTCCCCGAAGACGGCCCTGATGCCCCCTGTCAGGCACGGACccaagccgccgccgccgccccctccgAAACCCAACCTCAAGCTGCTgccgcctcctcccctcccccctccccccgtccctccccccAAACCCCAGAgctcagctctgcctcctgccgccgagccgccgccgcagcacgCCAACGGCACGCACAGCCCGCCCTCGGCTCTGTGGTCTCCGCACAACGGGGACGAAGCGGCGGTGGACGGAGAGGCGGGGccaggggaggagctggaggtgggcTCCATGGTGGAGGTGAACGACCCGCCGCTCTTCGGGGTGATCCGCTGGATCGGACAGATAAACGGCGTGCCAGAGACGGTGGCGGGAATCGAACTG GACCACGAGCTGTCTGCAGGAACAGACGGCAGTTACCTCGGCGAGCGTCACTTCCGCTGCCCGCCCAACAAGGGCCTGTTCGTCAAGCTTCGCAACTGCAGACGCGACTCCCGCTTTCCCGCCCCCGAGACGCCCGTCAATCAAGTGGAGCGCTGCAACTCTATAT GCTTCGCGGACTGGGGCAGCGAGCGTGTGGAGGAGCACACGCCTCCCGTGGAGGGGGACGAGGCCAGAGAGCTGTATGACGGCTGGAAAAGAGGCATCCAGGGTCACCTCAACTCCTGCTACCTGGACGCCACGCTGTTCAG cctcttctcctgctgcagctcagctgactGGGTGTTATTCTGGCCTGCTGATACTGAAACTGAACAAAGCTCCAGTCAGGCTCAAGACCTGCTGCGCTGTGAGATTGTAAACCCCCTacgaag GTATGGCTATGTGTGTGCCAGTAAGACCATGGCCTTGAGACGACTGCTGGAGGCCGCCAACACCAACGCCGGCTTCACCAACCAGGAGAAAG ATCCTGAAGAGTTCCTCAACAAGCTTTTCCAGCTCCTCCGAGTCGAGCCGCTCCTCAAGATCAG ATCCATGACTCAGGAGCCTCAGGAGTGTCACCTCTACCAGCTCTTCCCACCggccctcccgtcctccccctcctccccctcccccgtctCCCCGGTCGGCTCCCCCATCCCCCTGTCCTTGCCGGCGTCCGGTCGGATGCGGGTCGCCACCGTGCAGAGCCTGCTGGAAGCCTCCTTCCTTCACTCCGGCCTCAAGTTTGTCGAG gctccCTCCTGCCTCTTACTGCTCATGCCAAGATTTGGGAAGGAGTTCAAAATGTTTGACGCCATTTTGCCCTCCCTGAGCCTGGACATCACCGACCTGCTGGACGACA GTTTGAGGCAGTGCAGCATCTGTCAGGCTGTGGCAGAGTGGGAGTGTCTGCAGTGTTATGAAGATCGAGACATCACTCCTGGGCATCTTAAGCAGTATTGCGAGACTTGTAAAACACAG GTCCACACTCATAAGAAGCGTGCGTCCCACAGCCCAGTGAAGATCAGCGTTCCTGACCCGGCGTGGACGGGTCCCCTGCATTGTGCCCGCCAGCAGATGTCTCTGTTCGCTGTGACGTGCATCGAAACCAGCCACTACGTGAGCTTCGTCAAGCACGGGCCCCTCGCCTCTGACTGGCTGTTTTTTGACAGCATGGCCGACCGTGAAG GTGGAGAGAACGGCTTCAACATCCCGCACGTGAAGGCCTGTCCGGAAGTGGGCCGCTACCTCAGCTTGTCGGAGGACGAGCTGAGCAGAGTGGACGCCGCGTCCTTGCGGGAGTCCACCCGCCGCCTGCTGTGCGACTCCTACATGTGTCTGTACCACAGCCCCGAGCTCAGTCTTTACAAGTGA
- the LOC115385904 gene encoding adenylate cyclase type 4, with protein MPEQDRRDKAGPGEEGPQESRAAKGDTLEPEEFSDLTDKLKHSARTFQGNESKSDSAGLKVEVGVAKTERAPEPLKADCLLRGTSVDLDDVDNHKDASQRMNSSSDSDYGSTKSSPGYGGRGFGADVCGQELLELDRKSFEKTSTISPLNLCDPTAEKSESSKTGPSGADDESQTDPKQADASPGDVSPTFPDAPSDASQPRDSIDVRWDEEDEADEDDGRSTQSRRSAREVKESVCCCYHAVHGAFLRCVEETPAMLSGLVLSLLFCIAMIVLIPTTGRFSLENPFTHVGALAVVCIVLCLSANLFVCLPWLATVRRCGGALALFVWGTLYVVAIVFMFTGGPVTAWEQVAFFLFLSVSVYTVLPLSLAWALLVGFGTSLSHIIIVSVYVSAKSPETPALAEQLVANAVLFACANCVGVFHLWMTEHDLRISNRKRERFSAVRSQKEVRKYQQEQLLLSVLPRYIAVELKTEVIKRLSEPKDREENESNFHNFHSLFIRQHKDVSILYADIVGFTKLASACTPQELVAMLNKLFGRFDDIAKKNGCLRIKILGDCYYCVSGLPDPIPTHASNCVQMGLDMCTAIGKLREATGVDINMRVGVHTGNVLSGVIGLQKWQYDVWSHDVTLANHMESGGLPGRVHITEETLRHLDGAYQVEDADGGSRDSLLKGRKTFFVIDPHKLDSASKRPKGATTLVAMENRQRASVRMSQYLQSWRTIHPFADLSNPNAKPSKKKLILGNFMINQSHLSPARRHRQSTSSSLDVDIQVKGSLDTLDTAGRRARRLNCLTLLFNDLSLEKQFCLSEVNGLHQSMSCLAMIFVTLFAVQLLVSEKNFELAVSYGATIPVVVLLLSISFTGYLEKWRSKMPQSVQWISGLSRSLSTNAAFRLFLIILCVLITLLMAILNYVFLPGQNCTSIANQTELEGLKLYTGPYYLYCCLVAMLGVIVFIRTCLLVKFLLLTLAVVVYLALFIHVYAERSTCLIDLLYNDTQPGVLKDPQIMSGVWLVIFYIVSLILARQDELGCRVDFLLERCFHWEREEMETMENVNKLLLQNVLPHHVASFFMGKSVRNQDLYSQSYDCVCVMFASVPEFKNFYSESSANNDGLECLRFLNEIIADFDELLSKPKFSSVEKIKTIGSTYMAAAGLTYTPPGDERKKDSEMSYSHVRAMLEFAIALRNKLERINTHSFNVFKLRIGLNHGPVIAGVIGAHKPQYDIWGNTVNVASRMDSTGVLDKIQVTEETGVIVESVGYSITLRGKINVKGKGELTTYFVNTDQSSPPF; from the exons ATGCCAGAGCAGGATCGCCGGGACAAGGCGGGCCCTGGAGAAGAGGGACCTCAGGAGTCCAGGGCCGCCAAAGGTGACACCCTGGAGCCGGAAGAGTTCAGCGACCTTACAGATAAGTTGAAACATTCGGCAAGAACTTTCCAaggaaatgaaagcaaaagCGATTCTGCTGGACTCAAAGTTGAAGTAGGTGTTGCAAAAACAGAGAGAGCTCCCGAACCCCTCAAGGCCGATTGCTTGTTGAGGGGGACGAGTGTGGACCTCGACGATGTGGACAACCACAAAGACGCGTCGCAACGGATGAACAGCAGCAGCGATTCGGACTACGGCAGCACGAAATCCAGCCCCGGTTACGGCGGCAGGGGCTTCGGCGCAGACGTCTGCGGgcaagagctgctggagctcgaTAGGAAATCGTTTGAGAAGACAAGCACCATCTCGCCCTTGAATCTCTGTGACCCCACCGCCGAGAAATCCGAGTCCAGCAAGACCGGCCCCAGCGGCGCAGACGACGAGTCCCAGACAGACCCGAAACAGGCCGACGCTTCGCCCGGGGACGTCTCGCCCACTTTCCCCGACGCCCCGTCCGACGCCAGCCAGCCGAGAGACAGCATCGACGTCAGGtgggacgaggaggacgaggcggaCGAGGACGACGGGCGAAGCACCCAGTCCAGGCGCAGCGCCCGGGAGGTGAAGGAGTCGGTGTGCTGCTGCTACCACGCCGTCCACGGCGCCTTCCTGCGCTGCGTGGAGGAGACGCCGGCCATGCTGTCCGGACTGGTGCTGTCTCTGCTCTTCTGCATCGCCATGATCGTCCTCATTCCCACCACGGGACGG TTTTCTCTGGAGAACCCTTTCACCCACGTGGGCGCCCTGGCGGTGGTTTGCATCGTCCTCTGCCTGAGTGCAAATCTCTTCGTCTGCCTTCCCTGGCTGGCGACCGTGAGGCGCTGCGGCGGGGCGCTCGCCCTGTTCGTCTGGGGGACGCTGTACGTCGTCGCCATCGTCTTCATGTTCACAGGGGGGCCGGTCACAGCGTGGGAACAG gttgcgttcttcctcttcctgtccgtGAGTGTGTACACGgtgctgcctctctctctggcctGGGCCCTGCTGGTTGGGTTTGGGACCAGCCTCTCACACATCATCATCGTCAGCGTCTACGTCTCCGCCAAGAGCCCCGAGACGCCGGCTCTGGCCGAGCAG CTGGTGGCAAACGCCGTGCTCTTCGCGTGCGCCAACTGCGTGGGGGTCTTCCACCTGTGGATGACGGAGCACGATCTCAGGATATCCAATCGGAAGAGGGAGAGGTTCAGCGCCGTTCGCTCCCAGAAGGAAGTCCGGAAATACCAGCAG gagcagctcctcctgtcGGTGTTGCCGCGATACATCGCCGTGGAGCTGAAGACGGAGGTGATCAAGAGGCTGTCCGAGCCCAAGGACAGGGAGGAGAATGAGTCCAACTTCCACAACTTCCACAGCCTTTTCATACGGCAGCACAAAGACGTCAG catcCTGTACGCCGACATTGTGGGCTTCACGAAGCTGGCGAGTGCCTGTACTCCTCAGGAGCTGGTCGCGATGCTGAATAAGCTTTTCGGAAGATTTGACGACATCGCCAAG AAGAACGGGTGTCTTCGCATTAAGATCCTCGGTGACTGCTATTATTGTGTGTCCGGACTGCCCGACCCCATCCCCACCCACGCCAGCAACTGCGTTCAGATGGGGCTGGACATGTGCACCGCCATCGG CAAACTGCGAGAGGCGACGGGCGTTGACATCAACATGCGGGTTGGCGTTCACACCGGCAACGTTCTCTCCGGCGTGATCGGCTTGCAGAAGTGGCAGTACGACGTGTGGTCGCACGACGTCACACTGGCCAATCACATGGAGTCTGGAGGCCTGCCGGG gCGAGTTCACATCACGGAGGAGACGCTGCGGCACTTAGACGGAGCGTACCAGGTGGAGGACGCAGACGGAGGAAGCCGGGATTCTCTTCTTAAAGGCAGAAAAACCTTCTTTGTGATTGACCCTCACAAGCTGGACAGCGCGTCCAAGAGGCCCAAAGGG GCCACCACTCTGGTAGCGATGGAGAACCGGCAGCGGGCGTCGGTCCGGATGTCCCAGTACCTCCAGTCCTGGCGCACCATCCACCCGTTCGCAGACCTGAGCAACCCCAACGCCAAGCCCTCCAAGAAGAAACTCATCCTGGGCAATTTCATGATCAACCAGTCCCACCTGTCGCCA gcaAGGCGGCATCGTCAGAGCACCTCCTCCTC tttggaCGTTGATATTCAAGTTAAGGGCTCACTGGACACGTTGGACACTGCAGG GAGGAGAGCGAGAAGACTCAACTGTTTGACCCTGCTGTTTAACGACCTCAGTTTGGAGAAGCAG TTTTGCCTGTCAGAGGTGAATGGCCTACACCAGTCGATGAGCTGCCTGGCCATGATATTCGTCACGCTGTTTGCCGTTCAGTTGCTGGTGTCTGAAAA GAACTTCGAGTTGGCGGTGTCTTACGGCGCCACCATCCCTGTGGTTGTGCTGCTTCTGTCGATCTCGTTCACCGGATACTTAgag aaatggcGCTCCAAGATGCCGCAGAGCGTCCAGTGGATTTCTGGTCTGTCCCGCAGTCTCTCCACTAACGCAGCGTTCCGGCTCTTCCTGATCATCCTGTGTGTTCTCATCACCCTCCTGATGGCCATCCTCAACTAC GTCTTCCTCCCAGGACAAAATTGCACTTCAATCGCCAACCAGACAGAGTTAGAAGGTCTTAAGCTTTACACTGGTCCT TACTACCTCTACTGCTGCCTGGTGGCCATGCTGGGCGTGATCGTCTTCATTCGGACCTGCCTGTTGGTGAAGTTTCTGCTGCTCACTCTGGCCGTGGTGGTTTACCTCGCCCTCTTCATCCACGTCTACGCCGAGAGGTCCACCTGCCTCATTGACCTGCTGTACAACGACACCCA GCCCGGAGTGCTGAAGGACCCTCAAATCATGTCCGGAGTTTGGCTGGTCATCTTTTACATCGTAAGCCTCATTCTCGCCCGACAG gacGAGCTGGGATGCCGTGTAGATTTCCTGCTGGAGCGTTGTTTCCactgggagagagaggagatggagaccaTGGAGAACGTCAACAAGCTCCTCCTTCAGAACGTCCTGCCGCACCACGTCGCCTCCTTTTTCATGGGCAAATCCGTCCGCAACCAA GACCTGTACAGTCAGTcctatgactgtgtgtgtgtgatgtttgcgTCCGTGCCCGAGTTCAAAAACTTTTACAGTGAGAGCAGCGCTAACAACGACGGTCTGGAGTGTCTGCGCTTCCTCAACGAGATCATAGCGGACTTCGATGAG CTTCTCTCCAAACCCAAATTCTCCTCAGTGGAGAAGATCAAGACCATCGGCAGCACCTACATGGCAGCTGCCGGGCTGACGTACACACCTCCGGGGGATGAAAGAAAG AAAGACAGTGAGATGTCCTACAGCCACGTGCGCGCCATGCTGGAGTTTGCCATCGCTCTGAGGAACAAACTGGAGcgcatcaacacacactctttcaaCGTCTTCAAGCTCAGGATCG GACTAAACCATGGTCCAGTGATCGCAGGAGTTATCGGAGCCCATAAACCTCAATATGACATCTGGGGAAACACGGTTAACGTGGCCAGCAGGATGGACAGCACTGGAGTGCTGGACAAGATACAG gtgacggaggagacaggCGTGATCGTGGAGAGCGTGGGATACAGCATCACGCTCAGAGGAAAAATCAACGTGAAGGGAAAAGGCGAGCTCACCACCTACTTCGTGAACACAGATCAGTCGTCTCCTCCGTTCTGA